The DNA region TGCCCAAGGACTCAACTCTCAGCAGTCAGTCTCCCTCATTCTCCAGAATTCAtcagtctggccctccctttcCAATTCCTTTATCTCACTCTCTGGTGCCAGCATGTGAGAGTCTTCAtgggtaaaacaaaacaaaatcctggctctcacatcttcTCCCACGTGCACCCCACTCCTGTGTGTACGTTGGTCCCTTCCTCGGTAAAACTAGAAGGAGAGGGCTAGTCTCCAAGGCCCAGTATTCCCATTCCAGTATCTTTAGCCACTTCCGTGGGGCTTCTGTGCTGGTAACTCAGCCAGCTCTACCCTTCTCTGGCCAGCAGTGACATCTGTAATCATGGTAAATTGCTCACTGTCACTCCTATAAATCCCAGACTGCTACATCCATTGGACTTTTTGGCATCTCTCCTTCAAGATCTAACAAACATGCTTAACATCTAAAAGTAGTCTTTCTCCTAAAATATGTTCCTATCCCATGATTTTCCACTATAATAAGTGACATCATTCATCCACCTGCTCTCATTAAAACCAAGGAGTCATCCTCAATTCCTCTCTTAAGGTCCCTTCTACCTTCTGGTAGCACATTCAGCTTTATCTCCAAAATATATTCTGAATTCACCTACTTTTCTCCATCTCCTCACGTAATACTtcaaaatatcttcatttttcaCTTGGATTGTGATAATCTCGTAACTGGCTCCCGTATAATCTATTATCATGTAACTTGTGAACATTTTGTATCATATTAAATCATTCCCAGGGTTGAAACTCTCCAAAATTTCCCATTTCACTCAAAATCCAAACCCCTATCCTTGACCTGAGAAGCCATTCATGACATACCCAGTGTTTTCCCACGCCCTATTTCTTGATCCCTGAGCTGCAGCCATGCTGGCTTACCTTCTGTTCCACAAATAGGAACATGTTCTGCTTCAGGACCTGACCAGTTCCTCTACTCAGAACCTTCCCAACAGAGTCCCAGGTGGGATCAATGTCCCTCCCATCCTCTCACTAAAGGTGGCATTCTTTAGTTGTCGCTGAGCCAGTGCTGGCCTCTCAGTGCCAAGGGCAGATGGCAAGGGGGAGTGCCTAGACTTGGAAACTGGCTTCCCTAATGTGTGGCAAGCTACCAAGCCAAGGAGAGAATCTGCAAACCTCTTTTAAAACCCTCTGTAGGAGCAGAAATTGTCAGCCAAGGTAAGCATTCAATTCCATCTCTTATTCCATTCAGGACACTAAATACTTATGGAATATTCTACTATAAAATATACAAAGCAAGCAGGTAGCCTAACATTGGACACAACAGGATGTTGTGAAATTCACCAATGTGTTACTCTAAAGTTGTGGCAGATTTATAATCTGTCTCCTAGGAAGGTGGCAAGCCTATGACACCCAGGCTATTACCAAGAAAACCAAGCACTTCTGCTCACTGAGTCTTGGAATCAGAGTCACCATGGAAAACGTAATACAGTGAAACGCTGGGTGATGTACCACCTTAGTCACAAGGCAAGGAGACATATCAAGATCAGCTCCAGCAGTGGGCCAGCTCCCCCAGGACCAGCAAGTCCCCTCTGGCAGCCTACACAGGGCAGCTTGCCAGCCAACACGCCTGGGTGCTGAAGCAGAAAGATCCTGTTCTTGTGTCTTCAGGAGACAGAGATAGCAGAAAGTTGCCCAGGCACCATTGACACACATATTTACACAGAGCAAATGAGTACATTCAGTGATCAGTAAGTCCAGGGCAGGCTGCAAGCACCTCTCTGTGAATAAGAAGGTGTTTCTAGACCATGCTCCATTCTTACATGGTCAAGAAAGAGGAGGGAAAGCCATATGCATGTGACTGCCTTTCCCAACAGCAGGAACATACAGACTTTGAAAGAGCcaggcaataagatgctggactctatgtttggtatatgcttgcaatgggggaatctcaactgaacttgagctgtggttatgcaacaaggtggaggaatccaccatggtgggagggtttggggaggggtgggagaacccaagtatctatgtaactgtgtcacataatacaatgtaattaatgaagttaaataataaataattaaaaaaaaagaaagaaaaaaagaaagagcaaggaCAAAGTCACGTTCTATTCATCTTTTTTGAAggaaaaagatacagagagagagagagagagagagagaatgtagccTATACACCAGAAACAGGGAAAAACTGAATTTCTAAAAGTTCCAAGTTTGGAATTATAAGCTAGTTGTTcattataaaagtaaaaacattaCTATAATCCTCACATAGgtatttcaactaaaaataataaacatgtgGCTACCAAGGTGTGTATGTCACATATTCCCATTATCTTTTGGTCTAAAAGATACTGCTCTTAAAGCtgtcaaaaagtaaaattttaagaattaaaattacAGCATTATCCAATTTTGCTTTTTAGTATATGGCTGCATATCAGAATCACAAAATCAAATCCAACCGCAATCAGCACTGAAAGTAGGTATTTTTCACTATTTAAACCCTAAAATCCTTTGTAAGGACTgagtttatttttcagaataaatatGTCTTAAATGTATATGAGTTCTTCCACTTCATCCCTCACACTTGTGATAAAAGTGCATTGGAAAGCTTACAAAACAAGAGTGTAAGTCATTTGACTCTCCTGTGATCTTTTTTGGTAAGAGGCAACTTTGGGAAAcataaaatctctttctctcgctttctctttctctgccctctACCTAGTTCAATCAAATGTCCAGCTACCTAAATTTGTTCAATGTCATACTTGGTTTGTCCTAGGTCCTTCAGCATCAGTTGGAATCATTTCAGGCTCTGCGAATGCAGACTTTGCAGAATGTCAGTATGGTAtgtttcttctaatttttaaaaggattgatttatttatttgaaaggcagagtaacagagaatcccccatctgctggttcacttctcaaatacacaaaatggccagagttggaccagtaTGAAACTAGTAGACAGGAaccctatccaggtctcccacatgtgtgacaggtgCCCAAGCCCTTTAGCCATCTTtcattgtcttcccaggcaccttagcagggactggatcaggagtgaaccagccagggtTGGAACTAGCTCTCCTATGGAATACTGTTTTcataagcagcagtttaacccatggtgccacaatgccagccccttctaATTTGTAAGTAGGGAATAATCAAATTTAATGAAGTATCATCTCTTCATTGAAGCTGATTATCATTAGCTGATTAATGCATTAACAGGaattaaacatttaataaatgtCATAATATGTTCCAGGCAAAAGTTATTCTTCGCTTCAGTTATACTTATGTTTGGATAAAAGAAagcgctgatttttttttttaaatacacacgTAAAGTGCTATCTATATACAGGCTACAAATGGAGAGACTCTCATTATAAGTCACATAAAATCTAACTCAAACTGACTTAGGGGAGAAACACATGTTAGTAGGTCATGTGGAAGTTCTAGAGAGACCTCACCTCAGGATGACTTCACCATGTCATCAGAACAAGCCTCAAGCCCTGTCTTGGCTTTGCTGTCCAGGGAGCGAGGAACCTCAAGCTTTCATCCCTCCATATTCAATTTAGAGTATGAACAGAGCATGGGTTTGCTCTGAATAGTTTGTACTAAGGTTCTTGATCAGATTCAGATTACCCAAGATAATGTCATAAGCAAAACGTGGAACAATACAGAAGGGAGGCAGCTGTCAGCCAGTTAGAGCTGAGTCACATGCCCACCCTTGAACCCAGCAGTGGAATCAGTATCATCAAAGCCACAGGAACATCATCCAGAGGAAATAAGTAGCAGTGCAATTAGAATAGGATGCAACAACACACAATCACTGTCCCAACAGTCTTGTCCTAAAAGTAACATCAGAAAAATAGATATAGAACACATATGCTTTCTGAGGATGCTAGAACAGGTAGCATTCGAAGACCAAAACCAAAGATCACTGACTCAATCAACAATGTAAAATCAAATGTCTAAAATGATTTGAATATAATTCATGAATTTTAAGTCTTTCTAAAAGTACAAATGTATAAAAAGGCATAATTTCATTAAAGATTCCTTAGCAATCTTCATAATATATACTCTCTGCTAGGACTAAACTTCAACATATCTTTCAATTATATCTGAGTATTTATGAACATTAGTGAGCTTATAAttccaaaataaaattctaactATTTCAATCCATCTCTTAAAGGTACAATCTGAAATCAGTGAAATACTGAACAAAAGTATCATTGAAGTAGAAAACCCACAGTTTGTCTTGGAAAAAAATCTAGCATTCAGCTCACACCCTGAGAAGGATTTGGTATGTCTTCTACATACACGTCTAATTTCAGAATGTGACTGCAAGCAGTTTATCACCAGTGCTTACAACCTCTTCTTCACAGGCAGAATGGACTGACAGAGGTGAAAGGAAGAAAATCCCTAGCCTGAAGAGCTTGCAAGACGTGCGTCTGCCCCCTCACTTCTCTCGTGTGGCCATTCCTCTTAAGAAAATCTGTGAGGCGGGCccggcagggcccggcggcgtggcctagcagctaaagtcctcgccttgaacgcgccaggatcccatatgggcgctggttctaatcctggcagctccacttcccatccagctccctgcttgtggcctgggaaagcagtcgaggacggaccaaagctttgggaccctgcacccgcgtgggagacctggaagaggttcctggttctcggcttcggatcggtgcagtaccggccattgtggctcacttggggagtgaatcatcagacagaagatcttcctctctgtctctcctcctctctgtatatctgactttgcaataaaaataaataaatctttataaaaaagaatcTGTGAGGCACATCTACCTAGTATAGACACCACAAGATGCCCCCAGGAAACTCAAATGCAATTCTGCCAGCTTTTAAATTGtagtatttaatttgaaaggcaaagacagagaaagaaaaagagagaggaaagatagaggcagatagaattttccatctgctggtttactccccaaattccagcaacagccaggcctggaacaagccaaagccagcagcttgaaACCCCATGCACgcatcccacacgggtgacagggacccaagtcttgACGCAATCACTGGCTTCTTCCTagcatgtgtgtgagcaggaatctggatcagaagtgggaacaGGACTTAACAGGCACAGTGATTGGAATGTGGTCATCCTAAAAgggatcttaaccactatgccaaatgcctgcccttacGGCTGTTTTTAATAGCCTACCTGTCTGCTTGGGATTGGCCTATACCTTGGCTCACTTCCCCAGAACAGGTCCAAACCAGAACTATCCTGTGTCCATGCTAATGATCAGAATTTACATTTCCAGGGTAATTACAGCCTTGAAATCTGAAATCCAGAATGCAAACTCACACTGACAAAGATTAGATTAGAAGTAGAAACACTCATTTTCCTTAAGCTCCCATTTGACCTTTTGCTCCCATCTGTTTAAGGATGCTAAGTTTCTATTTGTTAAACTGAGGGGTTGGCCCATGCACCTCGTCCTGTAAGGAATCAAGTCAAAATCTAACCTAATTGCCAAACAAATGTTGTCAAATTAAGAATATGAATCCTACTTGTTCACATTtcttggttgttttttgtttgtttgttttgtgttttgctgtAGAAATGGATAAAATGCCTGTTTGGGTTGTATAAATAAATCCCTTATAAAGTATGATATTAATTTCTTGGTCATGTGGCACATGATGGTACATTGTGAAATGTACTATTTTATTGTTACTAGCCTACAGGGAAGCAAGAAGACACTTCTGTGGAAAAAGTTCATCACTTTGaggatttcagaactcacaattcaatgGAAGAAAAATTCAGTGGCAACAGTGTTCACAGTCTCTCTCCAAGTGTAAACAGCCCATCTCAGCTGCATCCCGAGGCCACGCAAACTCTGAGAAGCTCAAAGGATAATTCAGCCTCCAGCATAATTGTGAATCCTTCTGAACATTCTGACACGTTGAAGAATTACAACAACCTTCAAAATGTTTTACCTGCTGTGGCTCAAAATGTGAAATATTACGCTGACCCGGGAATTCTGAGTAAATCCACAACTCATGCTGACCCGGGAAGTCTAAGCAAATCCACAATTACTGTGCCTTTTCTCAACAATAGATTTTGTGAAAATCTAGATGATATCTGCAGCTCTATCAAACAAATGAAGGAAGAGCTTCAAAAGTCACACAACAGGGAACTTGCTCTTAcaaatgaacttcaaatattaaaaactgaTACAAATGTGCAAAGTAGTGGTAACTATAACCTGTCTCCCATACATAAAGAAAGAATTAACTTTATTAAGGAAGAACACATAGGAAGTCATTTAAATGATGACATAAAATCAAAGAGAATTTTAGAATTAGAGGCAGTAGTCAGCAAATTACTACCATTCAGGGAAACAGTATCAAAACTCCACTTGAACTTCTGTAGGAAATGTAAAAAATTATCTAAAAGTGATATCCACAGGGGGAAGAagagtgagaaaaacaaaaaagaaattcccATCAATGGCAAGAACATTACAGATTTAAAATATCATTCCAGGGTTCCGAGGTATACCCTGTCATTCCTCGACCAAATGAAACATGAAGTGGAAGACAAGGAAGTGCAACCATTTGCAGTACAACAGGGACCAATAATAgttgaaaatgagaaaacatcCAAAATTAATTCTGTTACACAGCAATGTGTTGCAAAAATCCAATACTTACAGAATTACTTAAAGGAATCTatgcagatacagaaaaaagtaaCAGAACTGGAGAAAGAAAATCTAACCCTGAAGACCAAAATTAAACCTCTGGTTTTTACCACCCAATCTCTGATACAAAAAGTTGAAACAtatgaaaagcaaataaagaatTTAGTTGAGGAAAACGGTGTTTTTCAGTCCAAGTTAGTTAAAACAGAAGAGGACAACCAAGAATgtcttaaagaattaaaaaaagtaattagTAGATATAACATTCTTCAAGACCAAAACCAAACTCTGGAGGAGAAAAACAGTCAACTTTCTATAGAGAAGCAACAAATGGTAGAAGCACTGGATCAACTCAAAAGCAGGGATCATAAAACTCAAAATGATATGGCCATTGTCAGTAACGAAAATAATCGAATGAGCATAGAGTTGgaagcaatgaaaacaaacattctATTGAAACAAGATGAAAAAGAGATGTTAGAGAAAAAAACATTGCAGCTTCTTAAGGAAAAAAGCTCTCTTGAAAAtgaactgaaagaaaacaaactagaGGTCATACAGctacaagagaaagaaagactggcaaaaacagagaaagagacgcTTCTACAAATTctagaaacaattaaaaatgaaaaactggatCTTGAAACCACATTAAAAGAATCTACTACTGCTAGAAAAATGATGGAAAGAGAACTTGAGAATATGCAGACTTACCAATCCACTGCAAAAGAGAATTTTCTGCAAGAAATCAAAACCGCAAAATCAGAAGCAAGCATATATAAGAATAGTTTGTCAGAAGTTGGCAAGGAATGCGAAATGTTATCAAAAATGGTCATGGAAATAAAGGCAGATaatcagattctaaaagaagaaCTAAAGAAACACAGTCAAGAAAAtctaaaatttgaaaacagtATTAGTAGGCTTACCGAAGACAAAATACTTTTGGAAAACTATGTGAGAAGCGTCGAAAATGAAAGAGATACCTTGGAATTTGAGAAGCGGAATCTTCAGCGAGAATATATAAGCTTAAGTGATAAAATCTCTGGTAAGCATAATGGCACAGCAAAATCAGTTTACAtttcaaaaagagagaaatttcatTTTGACAACTACAACACTTATGAAGATACTTCTAGTCTTAGGAATAGGCCTTTAGATCCTGATATGAAAGGTACGTTATGTTATGATGGATTAATAGCCAtatgtttaagatttgtttatcttagTATAAACAGGATATATAAGAAGCAAACTTTTAATTAAGCATGACttaattttgtaaaatgcatATCCAATTCATTATAAAGTAGAACCATGTAgttattttgctttttagtttGAAATCAGAGTGttcacattatttattttattgtatatgcATAAGGCAAatctggcagggagcagggggtTTTATGTTAACTTTTCTCAAGTATGTTAGCATtcccaccttttaaaaaattcttctttttttccaggAATTCCAAGTAAACTCTATCCACTGCTTCCATCCAAGATATGTAAATAAACTTCTAAAATCAATGTTTCAAAAATCCTtgtccaagtatttttttttattcatacaaaatattttcttaagtttatttgttttcatctgcttggaagacagaatgacagagatcatCCCTATGCGGGTTCACCCTCCAGGTGCCACCAGAGCCGTGGCTGGgatgggcaggagccaggagctggggactccagCCGGATTTTCTACACAGGTGGCAAGGGTTCAAGCATTTGAGCCCTCACCCtgtgcctcccagaatgcacgaggtgaaaggacttgaaccagacactgAAATACAGATGTCCCAAGCACAATGCCCTCCCCCAAAAACACTTTTAAAGTTGAATTCACATGTGATTAAAATTTGCAACTGGCTAGAATAGATTAGCTTGTAAAATTACAATCCAGAATTAGGCTGGTACTTCTATCATGTCAAAAACTGAAGATTCTAACACAGCATGAAGAGGGTTACACAACGGATTGCTGGGAGAATTCAAATATTCTATGTGCAGTAACTCTGCCAACCCTTCTCTGTAGATGGACACATCTTTTTCATACTGGGCAGCAGGTGTGCCTGCCAAGGTTCATGAGACACAATGTCCAACTTCCAAGGCTCTATGTCCTTTGCTCCAGACAGCGATACTTATCTCTTCCAAAATTACCTGTTACACAAtttcttgtcaaatactttttctgcATTTCTTGAGGTACTGGTGTTTTTTTAAGTTACTACAGTGAATGACAGTAATTCCTGAACCATCAGAATACCATCCTGTTTCCCTGGGATAGTTGCATTGTGCCAGTCTTTAACTGAATAATCAATTCATTTTGATGCTATCTTCTTAAGGATGTCTACTTCTGTATTCTGAAAGATATTActctgaattattttcttttcatgtcttttttGGTTTTCCATACCAGGAAAATCCTGGCCTCATAAAACAGGTTGAAAATAGAATTCACCAACTAAAAGGTCTTAAATTGCAAAATAAAATTGGTTCATAAATACAGAACTATTCaggttcctttccttttcctgagATAGCTTTGATAATTTGTGTTCTGAGGACTTTGCATTTTTAATACAACTTCTCAAATACATTGGCATAAAAATTGTTCATAATACTCCTTATCTTTATAGGGTCCAGCAGATTGGCGTTCATGCACTCTTTAATTTATGATGCTGGTCTCTACTAGAGTTTTATTGATGTCGTTGCTTCTTTGTCACTGGAGTGAGGTGAGACgttattgtgatttttattttcatttgcctgatggctagtgatcctgagcatttttcatatgtctgtcgcccatttgtatttcttcctttgaaaaatatctacTCATATCGTTTGCCCATTTCTTACCTGGATTTTTGTTGTAGTTGTTGTTGAGCTTCTTAAGTTTCTTATATATTCTGAATGTTAATCTGATCAGATgcatagtttgaaaatatttactgtcATTCTGTTAGAAGTGTctgttcactgttttttttttttttttcagaagtttcCTAGCTTGATGTAGTCATATTTGTCGATGTTTGCTTTCATTGCTTATAGTTCTGGAGTCTTGCCTAATAAAGTCTTTGCCTAAGACAAGGTCTTGCAGCATttcccctatgttttcttctagtagtttGGTAGTGTCTGCTCTTAATATTAGATCTTTAATCTATTTTGAGTTACTGTTTGTCTAGGTGTAAGGTAGGCATTTTCTCTTAAACTTCTACAAGCAGAAATCCAATCCTTCCtatagcatttattgaagagtctGCCCTTTCTCCAGGGAATGATTTTAGCTCACTTATCAAGGATTGGTTGGTTTTGGATGCACAGATTTATCTCTGGGATTTCTACTCTGTTCCACTGTTCTACATGTCTGCTTTTATGCCAGTACCTTGTTGATCTGACCATGAGAGCCCTGTAATATTTCtaaaatctggtattgtgatgcctctgtCCTTGTTTTTATTAAGGTTACTTTGGGTATTCAGGACTCTGTTATTTCCATAAGAATTTTAGGATTGCGTTTTTCTAGATCTGAGCAGAATGCCCTAGAGATTTTGCTGAGAATGTATTGAGGCTGTGAATTGCTTTGGATGATAAAGGAAatttaatcctttttttaaacaatacTGCCACCTTATCTCCCTATTGAATGAGGATTGTTGACACAGATCTCTAATTTTGAATCACAGTAATATAAATAGATGGTTTACAAATAGATGGTTTTAAAGAGATAGGGCAGAAACAACTTGGGAATGAGAAGGTAAGCGCTGCATAGGATGCTCAGGGAGAGGAAGCTAACTAAAAAGGAACATGGGCAATCAGGGTAAACTATCTTACAACACTGTCCTCTTTCTAAGATACTACACCAACAAGCACAGTCTTTCTTTCCCCATCAACCCATTTTGGGCTGTCATTGGCTAAATAATCTGATGTTTTCTAAGTCATAAATGGAAGGCATTAATAAAGAAACTGAAACCTTTATCTCACTGCATAATGTATCTATGCATGAACCTATGCAATACAAGTGGATCTAATATTTATCTTTGATGTTAAGAGTGCTTTAACAGGCCTGAGTAGCCATCAATCAAATCTTCAAATATCTCTTAAGAAGCCTGAGTATGGGACCTGttgctgtggtacagcaagctaatcctcagcctgtaaccccagcatcccatataggcactggttcgtgtcccaggtattctacttccaatccagttccctgcttattgcctgggagagtagtggaggatccaagtcctggggccctgcatccactcgggaaacccagaagaagcttctactgcctagtttcagactggcccaactccagccattgtgggtattttgggagtgaacgagcagatggaagaactctcactgtctctttgtcctatgtaactctgactttccaataaaaataaatcttttaaaaagaaggggaaaaaagagtaAATTAAGAAATTATtgtaggggctggtgcaatgggagactgagaagaaactCATGGGTCCTGGCTTTCACTCTGGgctattgtggcatttggggagtgaagcagcagggggaagatatatctttttctttctctctctgtctctctggttttccttctctcttaaatctccctttccaataaaaataaataaattctttaaattatTGTGTGTTTTCTA from Ochotona princeps isolate mOchPri1 chromosome 11, mOchPri1.hap1, whole genome shotgun sequence includes:
- the CCDC110 gene encoding coiled-coil domain-containing protein 110 is translated as MSPERHPEAEDEVDCVLQSAAKILSSSEGIWEGGGSEPVYGCISESQNQIQPQSALKVLQHQLESFQALRMQTLQNVSMVQSEISEILNKSIIEVENPQFVLEKNLAFSSHPEKDLAEWTDRGERKKIPSLKSLQDPTGKQEDTSVEKVHHFEDFRTHNSMEEKFSGNSVHSLSPSVNSPSQLHPEATQTLRSSKDNSASSIIVNPSEHSDTLKNYNNLQNVLPAVAQNVKYYADPGILSKSTTHADPGSLSKSTITVPFLNNRFCENLDDICSSIKQMKEELQKSHNRELALTNELQILKTDTNVQSSGNYNLSPIHKERINFIKEEHIGSHLNDDIKSKRILELEAVVSKLLPFRETVSKLHLNFCRKCKKLSKSDIHRGKKSEKNKKEIPINGKNITDLKYHSRVPRYTLSFLDQMKHEVEDKEVQPFAVQQGPIIVENEKTSKINSVTQQCVAKIQYLQNYLKESMQIQKKVTELEKENLTLKTKIKPLVFTTQSLIQKVETYEKQIKNLVEENGVFQSKLVKTEEDNQECLKELKKVISRYNILQDQNQTLEEKNSQLSIEKQQMVEALDQLKSRDHKTQNDMAIVSNENNRMSIELEAMKTNILLKQDEKEMLEKKTLQLLKEKSSLENELKENKLEVIQLQEKERLAKTEKETLLQILETIKNEKLDLETTLKESTTARKMMERELENMQTYQSTAKENFLQEIKTAKSEASIYKNSLSEVGKECEMLSKMVMEIKADNQILKEELKKHSQENLKFENSISRLTEDKILLENYVRSVENERDTLEFEKRNLQREYISLSDKISGKHNGTAKSVYISKREKFHFDNYNTYEDTSSLRNRPLDPDMKGIPSKLYPLLPSKICK